In Syntrophales bacterium, one DNA window encodes the following:
- a CDS encoding desulfoferrodoxin — MANQLGKRYKCSVCGTEVLCTKAGEGAVICCDKEMEVQEPRPLPSSD; from the coding sequence ATGGCAAACCAATTAGGTAAAAGGTATAAATGTAGTGTTTGTGGCACCGAGGTGCTCTGTACCAAGGCCGGTGAAGGCGCAGTTATCTGTTGCGACAAGGAAATGGAAGTTCAAGAACCACGACCCCTACCCTCATCCGATTAA
- a CDS encoding CoA transferase has protein sequence MSTEGKETAPLTGLRVLDLADEKASFCSRLLADMGACVIKVERPGGDASRRIGPFWGKRPEADKSLFFWYHNAGKLGITLNLESTEGRGIFLRLIGRTDVVVETFPPGYLEKIGLNYEVLMEKNPRLILASVTGFGQTGPYRDHKSCDIVASASGGQMYVCGTPDTSPLCPYGQQSYYAASLFAAVGILIALHERNESGKGQHLDVSLQESVAATLEHVMVRYFSENALPEREGNIHWTGSASLLLCKDGYIFITFNREWETIVELLDSKGMACDLGEERWKEEDYRRQHAGHIIEVLTRWTMTHTTAELFELGQMMHFPWAPVNSPEEVFRSPQLRARNFFSPVNHPEAGTSFLYPGAPYRFSGPSWKIRRRAPLIGEDNLSIYHGELGLSPEELARLSATGII, from the coding sequence ATGTCAACAGAAGGAAAAGAAACAGCCCCATTGACAGGGCTCCGGGTCCTGGATCTGGCTGATGAGAAGGCGTCTTTTTGTTCCCGACTCTTAGCCGATATGGGGGCCTGCGTTATCAAAGTGGAAAGGCCCGGTGGCGACGCCTCGCGGCGGATAGGCCCCTTTTGGGGAAAGAGGCCAGAGGCGGATAAGAGCCTCTTCTTCTGGTACCACAACGCCGGTAAACTCGGGATAACCTTGAATTTAGAAAGTACGGAAGGGCGGGGGATCTTTCTCCGGTTGATCGGCAGGACTGACGTGGTAGTAGAGACCTTCCCACCAGGATACTTAGAGAAGATCGGGCTGAACTACGAGGTATTAATGGAGAAAAACCCTCGACTTATTCTGGCCTCGGTTACCGGTTTTGGACAAACCGGGCCATACAGGGATCACAAATCCTGCGATATAGTTGCCTCGGCCTCAGGGGGACAGATGTACGTCTGTGGAACCCCTGATACTTCACCCCTTTGCCCCTACGGGCAACAGTCGTATTATGCCGCCTCTCTTTTCGCTGCTGTCGGCATCCTCATCGCATTGCATGAACGAAACGAAAGCGGCAAGGGGCAGCATCTCGATGTCTCTCTCCAGGAATCCGTAGCGGCAACCCTTGAGCATGTTATGGTTCGTTATTTCTCTGAAAATGCCCTGCCCGAGAGAGAGGGAAACATCCACTGGACCGGCTCCGCCTCTCTCTTACTATGTAAAGACGGTTACATCTTTATCACTTTTAACCGGGAGTGGGAGACCATTGTCGAGCTGCTGGACAGTAAGGGGATGGCCTGTGACCTGGGGGAAGAGAGGTGGAAGGAAGAGGACTACCGGAGGCAACATGCGGGTCACATTATCGAGGTGTTGACCCGCTGGACAATGACCCACACGACAGCGGAGCTTTTCGAGCTGGGCCAGATGATGCACTTCCCCTGGGCTCCCGTTAATTCTCCGGAGGAGGTCTTCCGCAGTCCCCAGCTCAGGGCACGGAACTTCTTCTCCCCCGTAAACCATCCCGAAGCCGGCACTTCCTTCCTCTATCCCGGCGCTCCTTACAGGTTCAGTGGCCCATCATGGAAGATACGGAGGCGGGCCCCCCTCATCGGTGAAGATAACCTCTCTATCTATCACGGAGAGTTGGGGCTTTCACCTGAGGAACTTGCCAGACTTTCCGCTACCGGAATTATCTAA
- a CDS encoding long-chain-fatty-acid--CoA ligase translates to MNTTDFLTIAAAICPDRDAIVFEGKRWTYSQISERVNRLSNALTSLGVSKGDRCAIIQVNCPKYVESYCAAAKLGAIFVPLNFRAKADELSYMLDNAEAKILLVGKRYQEMVRTILPDLPTVERCISLDSKEGDMSFYEDILGASPPDEVFTEIEDDDITILMYTAGTTGRPKGVPLRHNAFVGYVLDNVDPASPDIEERNLLTVPLYHVAGIQAMLAAMYGGRTLVLMRQFEVREWMETVQRERASRAMLVPTMLKNVIDYPDFAKCDLSSLRVITYGAAPMPFVVITKAMELMPWVRFINAFGQTETASTITTLGPEDHIIEGTPEEKEKKLKRLASSIGRPLPDVEVKIVDENRKELPYLEVGDILARGPRIMTGYWHDEQKTAQTFTPEGWLITGDRGYRDEEGYIFLAGRADDMIIRGGENISPEELENVLYSHPKVAEAAVIGVPDPEWGQQPMAIVVLKEGEVATAEEIIEYCHSRLAGFKRPRSVSFVDSLPRTPTGKVLKRILREQHGQP, encoded by the coding sequence ATGAATACAACAGATTTTCTCACTATAGCTGCCGCTATCTGTCCTGATAGAGATGCAATAGTCTTCGAAGGGAAAAGATGGACTTACTCCCAGATCAGCGAACGAGTCAACAGGTTGAGTAATGCCCTGACAAGCCTGGGAGTAAGCAAGGGGGATCGCTGCGCTATAATCCAGGTGAATTGCCCGAAATACGTTGAATCGTATTGTGCTGCCGCGAAGTTGGGCGCCATCTTCGTCCCCCTGAATTTCAGGGCCAAGGCCGATGAGCTGAGTTACATGCTGGATAATGCGGAAGCCAAAATTCTGCTTGTAGGTAAGAGGTACCAGGAAATGGTGCGTACGATACTGCCTGATCTCCCTACCGTTGAACGGTGTATCTCTTTAGATAGCAAGGAAGGTGATATGTCTTTCTATGAGGATATCCTCGGTGCGTCACCTCCTGACGAAGTGTTCACCGAGATTGAGGATGACGATATTACCATCTTAATGTACACTGCCGGCACTACAGGGCGACCTAAGGGTGTGCCGCTGAGGCATAATGCATTCGTCGGTTACGTCCTGGATAACGTAGACCCGGCCAGCCCGGACATAGAGGAAAGAAACCTCCTCACAGTCCCTTTATATCACGTGGCGGGCATCCAGGCAATGTTAGCTGCCATGTACGGCGGACGGACCCTGGTGTTGATGAGACAGTTCGAGGTCAGGGAATGGATGGAAACGGTGCAAAGGGAGCGGGCCAGTCGCGCCATGCTGGTGCCGACAATGCTGAAGAATGTTATAGATTATCCCGATTTTGCAAAGTGCGATCTGAGCAGTCTCCGGGTAATCACCTATGGCGCAGCTCCCATGCCCTTTGTAGTCATCACTAAGGCGATGGAGTTAATGCCCTGGGTGAGGTTCATCAACGCTTTCGGGCAAACGGAAACCGCCTCGACAATAACAACCTTAGGCCCCGAAGATCATATTATTGAGGGCACTCCTGAAGAAAAGGAAAAAAAGTTAAAGAGGTTAGCCTCCTCAATCGGGCGTCCCCTACCTGATGTGGAGGTAAAGATTGTTGATGAGAATAGGAAAGAGTTACCCTACCTGGAGGTAGGGGACATTCTGGCGAGGGGGCCCCGGATAATGACAGGTTACTGGCATGACGAACAAAAGACAGCGCAAACATTCACCCCCGAGGGATGGCTGATCACGGGGGATAGAGGATACAGGGATGAGGAGGGATACATATTTTTAGCCGGTCGTGCTGATGATATGATCATCAGGGGGGGGGAAAATATCTCACCGGAAGAACTTGAAAACGTGCTCTACTCTCATCCCAAGGTGGCGGAAGCGGCGGTAATTGGCGTACCTGATCCGGAGTGGGGACAACAACCCATGGCTATTGTGGTACTTAAGGAAGGCGAGGTTGCCACCGCCGAAGAAATTATAGAGTACTGTCACTCCCGGCTGGCAGGTTTCAAGCGCCCCCGCTCAGTATCCTTCGTTGATTCCCTGCCCCGTACTCCCACGGGTAAGGTATTGAAGAGGATACTCCGTGAGCAACATGGACAGCCGTAG
- a CDS encoding pyruvate formate lyase family protein → MSERTQNLKKNVKIKAIRDIGGAEAAFEKKGEAAFRTGMGIKLCLDRPRLLTEPYKMTEGEPMITRRAKALAHIFENMKIYIQPEELIVGNFASRPDCVSHHPELQWRWLDKTIASPNGVWRDLLSDEGKKEMVELHKYWRNLAIGGRERELVPEEIKPYWYFKGPFFWTNNYELGTPDYEKLFRVGITGRIKEADEKLKEVEKDYIEARINSDDYLKKKRFLEAVKIVLNGFTCWAKRYGKLSKETAEKEKNETRRREIEEISEICDWIAEKPPRTLQEAIQLFLLVHLVVNFIELPQVGCGIRAEKSSYLRSKRSVWRS, encoded by the coding sequence GTGTCCGAAAGAACGCAAAATCTCAAGAAGAACGTGAAAATAAAAGCCATAAGGGACATCGGAGGCGCGGAGGCAGCTTTCGAAAAGAAAGGAGAGGCCGCTTTTAGAACGGGAATGGGAATAAAACTCTGCCTCGATCGTCCCAGGCTCCTAACCGAGCCCTATAAGATGACCGAGGGAGAGCCTATGATAACAAGGAGGGCGAAAGCGCTTGCGCATATCTTTGAAAACATGAAAATATACATCCAGCCGGAAGAACTCATCGTGGGGAACTTCGCCAGCAGACCAGACTGCGTCTCTCATCACCCTGAATTACAGTGGAGGTGGCTCGATAAGACCATAGCCTCGCCGAACGGTGTCTGGAGAGACTTATTGAGTGACGAAGGAAAAAAAGAGATGGTGGAACTACATAAGTACTGGCGGAATCTTGCCATAGGCGGCAGGGAGCGAGAACTGGTACCAGAAGAGATCAAGCCCTATTGGTATTTCAAAGGGCCGTTCTTTTGGACCAACAATTATGAACTCGGCACACCCGACTACGAAAAATTATTTAGAGTGGGCATTACAGGAAGAATAAAAGAAGCGGACGAGAAGTTGAAGGAGGTCGAAAAAGACTATATCGAGGCAAGAATAAATAGTGATGATTATCTAAAGAAGAAAAGGTTTTTAGAGGCGGTGAAAATAGTCTTAAATGGCTTTACCTGTTGGGCGAAGAGATACGGAAAGCTTTCAAAAGAAACGGCTGAAAAAGAAAAAAACGAGACGAGAAGAAGAGAAATCGAGGAGATATCGGAGATATGTGATTGGATAGCCGAAAAACCGCCGCGAACGTTACAAGAGGCGATACAACTTTTCTTACTCGTTCATCTCGTTGTCAATTTTATTGAACTCCCGCAGGTAGGCTGTGGAATAAGGGCTGAAAAAAGCTCGTATTTGAGGAGCAAAAGGTCAGTATGGCGGAGCTAA
- a CDS encoding 2-oxoacid:acceptor oxidoreductase family protein has translation MQKRHDVILTGIGGMGVLLTGEMIVRSAPAQYKNVLWIPNYTTAQRGAPCDCIVILSDEEIYSPLVDQAEAVVVMAASQLKAFENRAKPGGFILLETYGLSDKATRTDVRVIPMSAIETAAKRGDRLGANMVALGMYVEISRAVAPEHIEKTITAKFAKKKKELHHNLELFREGLELGTQVDSQG, from the coding sequence GTGCAGAAAAGGCATGATGTCATCCTTACCGGTATTGGAGGTATGGGAGTTTTACTGACAGGAGAAATGATTGTCAGGAGTGCGCCTGCTCAGTATAAAAATGTCCTCTGGATTCCCAATTATACCACAGCTCAGAGAGGGGCGCCCTGCGATTGTATCGTAATCTTATCGGATGAAGAAATCTATTCTCCTCTCGTGGACCAGGCCGAAGCGGTGGTTGTCATGGCCGCCTCTCAGCTTAAGGCCTTTGAGAACAGGGCTAAACCCGGGGGCTTTATCCTGTTAGAAACTTACGGTTTGTCTGATAAAGCAACAAGGACGGATGTAAGAGTAATACCGATGTCGGCAATAGAAACAGCGGCTAAAAGGGGAGATAGATTGGGGGCTAATATGGTTGCCCTCGGCATGTATGTGGAAATCAGCAGGGCCGTTGCCCCGGAACATATTGAGAAAACTATAACGGCAAAGTTTGCCAAGAAAAAGAAAGAATTGCATCATAACCTGGAACTGTTCCGGGAGGGATTAGAGTTGGGGACACAGGTTGATTCCCAGGGATGA
- a CDS encoding enoyl-CoA hydratase/isomerase family protein, with product MSNFETVIYEKIDSTAWVTLNRPQVLNVYNIQMRDELYQVLGAIKDDPEVMAAIFKGAGEKAFCAGADLSEFLTAPSPTIARQVRWERDIWGIFLSLPQPLIAALHGYVLGSGIEMALCCDIRIASEDALFGLPEVGLGIIPAAGATQTLPRTAGRAKALEMMLTGRRIGAREALDMGLVNRVVAKSELFMVVEGMARQIASFDPAAVRGVKEAVVRSLDMTLAEGLEMEKRLTSSLFRSRTGNNSVS from the coding sequence GTGAGCAACTTTGAGACGGTAATTTACGAGAAGATAGATAGCACAGCCTGGGTTACACTTAACCGCCCCCAGGTTTTGAATGTATATAATATCCAGATGCGGGATGAACTGTACCAGGTCCTGGGTGCGATTAAAGACGACCCCGAAGTAATGGCGGCCATCTTCAAAGGGGCGGGAGAGAAGGCGTTCTGTGCCGGCGCTGACTTAAGCGAGTTTCTCACTGCTCCCTCACCAACGATTGCCCGGCAGGTGCGCTGGGAACGTGACATCTGGGGGATCTTTCTGAGCCTTCCCCAGCCTCTGATCGCCGCCCTTCATGGCTATGTTCTTGGTTCAGGAATCGAGATGGCTCTCTGTTGCGACATCAGGATAGCCTCAGAAGACGCCCTGTTTGGTCTGCCTGAAGTTGGATTGGGCATTATCCCTGCTGCCGGGGCGACGCAAACACTCCCCCGCACAGCGGGACGGGCCAAGGCCTTAGAAATGATGCTCACCGGTCGTCGGATCGGCGCCCGGGAAGCCCTCGATATGGGGCTGGTCAACCGGGTGGTGGCAAAAAGTGAACTCTTCATGGTTGTCGAGGGCATGGCCAGGCAAATTGCCTCCTTTGACCCCGCGGCAGTCAGGGGTGTCAAGGAGGCGGTAGTGAGGAGCCTGGACATGACTTTAGCCGAGGGTCTGGAGATGGAAAAAAGGTTGACAAGTTCTCTCTTCCGATCAAGAACCGGCAATAACTCTGTATCGTAG
- a CDS encoding enoyl-CoA hydratase-related protein yields the protein MFYKTLIYQKTGAVGMITINRPAAGNATNLRLAGELTDICTHVNHDEGTKVVIITGAGEEAFSVGADPDDLSMEAGMPSVAAPVTVLTCPVIAAINGDALGQGLELALACDLRIAVETAHFALPHLASGFIPWDGATQRLPRLIGKSKAMEMLLTGQAVDAAEAHRIGLINRVVPSRELIPMVTDMCQAMASKAPLALKYAKEAIYKGLDLTLGQGLRLEADLYFLLQTTEDRTEGIKAFLEKRSPQFKGR from the coding sequence ATGTTTTATAAGACTCTTATCTATCAAAAGACAGGGGCTGTCGGCATGATAACGATCAACCGCCCGGCGGCAGGTAATGCTACAAACCTCCGACTGGCCGGGGAATTGACCGATATCTGTACCCACGTTAACCATGATGAAGGAACAAAGGTAGTTATTATTACCGGCGCTGGAGAGGAAGCGTTTTCTGTGGGCGCCGACCCCGATGATCTCTCCATGGAGGCTGGCATGCCGTCTGTTGCCGCGCCAGTGACAGTGCTTACATGTCCGGTCATCGCTGCCATCAACGGGGATGCTTTGGGACAGGGCCTGGAACTGGCATTAGCCTGTGACCTCAGAATTGCTGTAGAAACAGCCCATTTTGCCCTACCCCATCTCGCCTCAGGCTTCATTCCCTGGGATGGCGCCACCCAGAGGTTACCACGCCTGATAGGGAAGTCAAAAGCTATGGAAATGCTTCTCACCGGGCAAGCGGTAGATGCTGCCGAGGCCCACCGGATTGGATTGATCAACAGAGTAGTTCCATCCAGGGAACTCATCCCCATGGTAACAGATATGTGTCAGGCAATGGCATCTAAAGCTCCACTAGCATTGAAGTATGCTAAGGAGGCAATTTATAAGGGCCTGGATCTGACGTTAGGGCAGGGATTGCGTCTGGAGGCTGATCTTTATTTCCTCCTGCAAACAACCGAAGACCGCACCGAGGGCATCAAGGCTTTTCTGGAAAAGAGATCCCCTCAATTCAAAGGAAGGTAA